One part of the Vicia villosa cultivar HV-30 ecotype Madison, WI unplaced genomic scaffold, Vvil1.0 ctg.000359F_1_1, whole genome shotgun sequence genome encodes these proteins:
- the LOC131627368 gene encoding uncharacterized protein LOC131627368, with translation MRLIWKLWAPSKVRIFGWRLLKDRLPTRKLLVDKNIVQGDENSMYVFCGLQVEEANHLFIHCVMIRKVWEMIQNWLGIDSNEELLCSTHFLKLLENMQESCSFKKAGAVWLVTYWCIWNQRNDIIFNNAILDLDEIVHKIKMHSWWWLGIGTKRKSMCNWYEWFH, from the coding sequence ATGAGGTTGATCTGGAAACTGTGGGCTCCATCTAAAGTAAGGATTTTTGGATGGAGATTATTGAAAGATAGATTACCAACTAGGAAGCTATTGGTAGATAAAAATATCGTTCAGGGTGATGAGAATAGCATGTATGTTTTCTGTGGTTTGCAGGTAGAGGAAGCTAATCATCTGTTCATTCATTGTGTTATGATAAGAAAAGTTTGGGAGATGATTCAAAACTGGTTGGGAATTGACAGCAATGAAGAACTATTgtgttcaactcactttttaaAATTACTGGAGAATATGCAGgaatcatgttcattcaaaaaagcAGGGGCGGTGTGGCTTGTAACATATTGGTGTATATGGAATCAACGTAATGATATTATCTTTAACAATGCTATCCTTGACTTGGACGAGATTGTTCATAAGATAAAAATGCATTCTTGGTGGTGGTTGGGGATTGGGACTAAAAGAAAATCCATGTGTAACTGGTATGAGTGGTTTCATTGA